Genomic window (Lynx canadensis isolate LIC74 chromosome D3, mLynCan4.pri.v2, whole genome shotgun sequence):
gactccaaaacaggctccaggctctgagctgtccgcacagagcccgacgcggggctcgaactcacggatcgcgagatcatgacctgagctgaagtcggacgctcaaccgactgagccacccaggtgccccaagaacccTTAATTTTCAATGTTTGATTTAGAGGAAGTAAACCACTGTTCAAGcctttaaaacttaattttttataattttctgggattctacatttttaaaattattttactgtatttaagtaatctccacacccaacatggggctcaaactcatgagccagccaagcgcccctggGATTCTACTTCTGACAAGCTGACAGtgtaacagttttatttctgaCAAAGGTAATGATCACCAACACtagtatttattaaacactgtACGCGATCCCATTCTTTTAATTGCTTATGATGTATGAATTCATTTAACCATCATGGCAACCTTATGGGAAAGCCTTACTTTTTCTAGttgacaaggaaagaaaaccaaagtatatAGAAGCACTATTCCAGGCCCATGGTTAGATGAGTCGTAAGTGCCAACACTGAGATTTTAGGTGTGGACAGTCAAGGGCCTGAGGTAACCTGTTTAGCCGCCATGTTCCAGTGGGTCATCGGTCCCTGTCTTCCAACACAGGCAGGGGGCTGCCTGGGAAACATTCCCAGGATCCAGCCACGCTCCTGCAGCCAGACTCTGCCACCAGTTCGGACTCCCCAAACTAGACCTGCCTTAGTTCTCAGGACTTAGAATACATTCTGCTCTAAGACCCACTCAAAAGCTTTCAGGGCTATTTTGAAACAAACACCCCTAAAAGAagccatttgtatttctcctCCAGCCCATTTCCCCTCCTCCAAACTCTCAGCTCAATGACCTTGACCTTGGTTCTATGTCTGAACCACTGGACTTGGTGTTTATTCCTGATATCCTTGAGTTTGAATGTGAGTATCCCCTAAGCACCAAACCTCAAACTCTTCTGAATCACTGTGCCTTTGACCGCTATGAGAAGGCATCTCAAAACCATTTTTCACACGATCCCACCCCATTCCCAACAGTGGGGCTCCTTGCAGGATCAATTCTCCCCTTGTCTCCTttattgtgtgggtttttttggtccCCCAAAATGAGACATGATGCTTGATTCCTGGGAATTGAGGTATAACGGTCTTATGGTCTAAAAACCTAGTGGAAGGACAACAAACAAATGGTTGTGTGgagacatgtttattttttatatatttgcaatTTCACATAACATAAGTTATAGACACAACCATGTGATACATTAAGGCTGGAAATGCACATAACATACATTTTCCTGTCGTTCACTGCTTTCTTCTGGGTATTTGTTATAAAGGGCATGGAAGGACTACTACTCATTCTTCATTATACAAATgagcaaatgcatttttttagGTAGAAAAGTAACTGATAACCTGCTTCTCTAACTATATCAGCTTCAGCAACTGGAGgtgaacaataacaaaaaccattatataaaataataaataatacagtaaaaGTCAGTGctacaaaataaactaaatagtAAGGAAGAACTAAATGGAACATCCTTCCACTTAGAGACCAAATGGTTAACAGGGTTGCAGAGTTATGGTTGACAGTGGTCTAGTTATTTCTGTACTTATCATTAGCATGTAGTAGAAGTTGTTCagaggggacaaaaaaaaaacagaaatagatagAAAAAGTCTCTAAATGTTTGGCAACTAACAGCAATTCTGAGGCTTACAGTTCATACTACAAAATCCTGTGCAGAAACGGAACTTTTCCACTTTAGGGTGAGACAAACCTGCCAAAAAAGAGAATGTTCTTAGTGATTTTGTGCaggataaagaagagaaaaggatgaTCCGCCACAAACTGTGGGCCACCGTGGCCAGTTCTCCCTGACATAGTGGCCCCGGTGCCAGCGGCTGCCTCAGTGCCCTCCTCGTTCACATCCACAGTGGCCTGATGGAACACTTTGGACAGAAACAGGTCATTCCTTTCAGACATTCCGGAGAAATTGGCCTGGCTCTTGTTGAAGGCATCCTCTAGGCCCATGCTCCTGAGAATGGACTGGAGCTCATAACGCTCTTCTAATTTGAACTGGGGCAGGTACACTTCCACATCATCTTCGGCCATCGTGTCTTTGCCGGTCCACTTAATGAATTTATCATAGGTTATTTCCCTTTCGAGCTACAAatccacacattaaaaaaaaaaaaaaaaagtcagtaagtGCTcgcaaaagaaggaaaacaacttaaaagtctaatgttaaaaatcaatgactttagggcacctgggcggctcattggttaagagtctgactctggctcaggtcatgatctcgtggttcatgagttcaagccacactttgggctcagctcagagcctggagcctgcttgggattctgtgtctccctctctctctgccaccccccccccacctccggctcatgctctgtctctgtctgtctctctctctctctctctctctctctcaaaaataaacaaacatttaaaaaaaaaatcaatgactttAACTTTACCACATTGTGGGAGATATAAAAATTCAATACACTGGTAACATTTTTGCAGGAAGTTAGCCTGTGTGACATATTTTAATGCTCTGAATGAAAGTTTGTGACGTGCACATTTATTACTAACCAATTTATGTGTCTGTGAGAAACTGTATACCACTTTCTAAGGTGCAGACGTGTTTATCAGGGAAAGTAAGTTTAGCTCCAGAGGTTTAAACCAATACAAGCTGGAACAGCTTACCAACTCCAAGCCAGTAGACATATTCCCAATTTCATCTGGAAGCAACAGGAACATGCTAACATCTCCAGTGTATGGGAGTTCTAGAATCTGAGTCTTTAGGTCCCCTAGGTATCCAATGTTCAGGTCTTCACGCAGGTACATCATCTGAACAGGTGTGCGCTGagtctaaaattattaaaaagtaaaataaggaagTTGATATTAAGATGTCAAGAGTTTTACGATTAGACATAAAAGAGAATAGATTCGGCTTAGGTGTTGAGGAGATATATTCTTAAAAGTCAACAAAACGAATTATTTGTATGCCCTTATAGTTATGTTTAAGAtggacaataaaaataattataataacactaaaatatttgtttagtacCTGCCGTGGGCCAAGAATTCCTTGAAATCTCATTGAAACCTTACGACGGCCAAGTGTTATTGATCACAAAAATGGAACACATGGAAGATAAATAAGGTCTTGGCTGGTTACTAGTAGAACCCTAGCGGTGGAGCCTACATCTACATCCAcgattatataattataaagccCATGGTCTCCACCACTATTCATATGGCCTCTCAGAAAATTACTGAGTGATACTCAGTAGTTTGAAAGAGTCAACCCACTGTCCAATGTGCATAATGTATGATGAGCAAGTCAGTGTCATGTGACCAGCTTCCAAATGTCCACTCAATATATCCCCCAGGCATCACCGTTCTTGGCTACCACTGAAAACTGCCAAGGCTTCACTTAACTTTGTGACATAAATGACAGAATGAATGTGGTCACTAACAAATAAACAGAGAATTCCctcaaattattataaaattgggtaaaaaaaaaaaaaaaaaaacagcccgaAGGATGGCTTGGCATTGTGACAACATAATTCCTAGATTCACAGCCACTGAAGGCAATACTTGAAGAGAAACAGTTCAGGCAGACCGTTCAGTTCATGCATGGTCTTtaacttttcttcctctgtcttggcTAAGATCCTAAAACATATTTCAGGAAAATTCATAATTCATCTTGTTGTCTCATACCGCATTCACACGGAAAGGATAAAGCCCGTTTAATTTCTTCTCAAACGGAGTTTTCCACTTTCCTTTGAAGTAGACAGCATTCACCAGGACCATCTTGGTGTCCCTGTCTACAGAACCTTCAGGTAACAAGTCTGGGATTTTGCCTATGGAAAACATGACACGTGTTAGGTTTCATGACCAAGAAGCGTGACCTTACTATGATTTGAAATCCTTGGAGTCACCACCAAACTCGTCATCTACAATTGTCAAACTCTGCAGAGGTGATGGCCTCAAGCTCAAGTTTTTCTCCCAATTTATTCAAAGCATAAATAAAGCAGACCACATTTCTCAGAAGGTTTGCAAATTCCAAGAGAAAATGGAGGAGTAATGCATCGAAAATTTAGAATGACCATCAAACTTGGAAAGACTTTCACCTCCTTTGTTTTCTCAAAGTCTCTCAAAGTTTGGTGCTCCTTCTAGATCTGGTCCAGACAATCAATGGGTCTGATCCATGGATccattcaaaaactttttttttttaaagtcctgctAGACCTTCACTAGGAGTCATACAGAaacaagaggaggaaaaggaaatactGCCCTGGTGGGGCTGAGAATATTGGAAGAGGCATTCAAACCAGCTGTCAAACAATGTGTAAGAAACTATGAGATTGCAAAGTCCCATGGCAATGCAGAGAAGGGAATACAAGAGTGTGCCAGGGAAGGGAGGTTCTCAGAAATTGGAACATACAAGGATGGCTTGGCATTGTGACAATGTAATTCCTAGATTCACAGCCACTGAAGGCAATACTTGAAGAGAAACGGTTCGTGCTCTTCCAAAAAAGCAAAACTTCCACTTGTCTCCTGAATTCTGcagtttttactttcatttctgttAATCTTCACGTTCTCTGCTTCCTGTGTGTCCCCAGTTCATCACTATTTTAGAATAGTAATTTCAAAATCCACAATAGAAATGAATAACAGAAGTAGATGGACtattttcagagaaacaaaaatatttttgaaattctacAGGGCTTAATTCATATGCTTTTTCCCAGTATGGGAGCCGGGAAATCCAGCCACGCCAAACTATTGCCGGAAACAATGTTTTACACACAAGTGTCAcgtgaaaagt
Coding sequences:
- the SERPINB2 gene encoding plasminogen activator inhibitor 2 is translated as MEDLYVANTIFALNFFKHLANTSTTPNLFFSPWSISSTMAMVYLGARGNTADQMARVFQFNKVGVHEVPAVTPEKFTGCELMQQIQKGRYPEAILQAQAGDKIHSSFHSLSSAINASTGGYLLETVNKLFGEKSARFKEEYIQLSNKYYSTEPQALDFLECAEEARKEINSWVKTQTKGKIPDLLPEGSVDRDTKMVLVNAVYFKGKWKTPFEKKLNGLYPFRVNATQRTPVQMMYLREDLNIGYLGDLKTQILELPYTGDVSMFLLLPDEIGNMSTGLELLEREITYDKFIKWTGKDTMAEDDVEVYLPQFKLEERYELQSILRSMGLEDAFNKSQANFSGMSERNDLFLSKVFHQATVDVNEEGTEAAAGTGATMSGRTGHGGPQFVADHPFLFFILHKITKNILFFGRFVSP